The genomic segment ACCCACTGCATCGGTGTGTACCCCGTGTCCTCGACGAAGCGCCGCGAGAACGTGCGCGGCGACACCGCCGCGTGCCGGGCGAGCACTTCGAGGGTGAGGGGCTCGCCGAGCCGGTGCAGCGCCCACTCCCGGGTGGCGGCGAACCGCTCGCCGAGCGGTTCGGGCACACTGCGCGGCACGTACTGCGCCTGGCCGCCGCTGCGGTAGGGGGCCGCCACCAGGCGCCGCGCCGCGTGGTTCGACGCGGACACCCCCACATCGCCGCGCAGAATGTGCAGGCACAGGTCGATGCCCGAGGCGGCGCCGGCCGACGTCAGCACGCTGCCCTCGTCGACGAACAGGACGTTCGCGTCGACCCGCACGAGTGGACGCTTCGCCGCGAGTGCCCGCGTGTAGTGCCAGTGCGTGGTGGCGCGCCTGCCGTCGAGCAGGCCCGTGGCGGCGAGCGCGAAGGCGCCCGTGGAGATGGCGGCGAGCCGCGCGCCCCGGTCGTGGGCGGCGATCAGCGCCTCGACGACGGCCGGCGGCGGGTCGTCACGGTCCGGGTGCCGGTAGCCGGGGACGAAGACGATGTCGGCCCACGCGAGTGCTTCGATGCCGTGGGCCACGTAGTACGACAGGCCGTCGCCACCCGCCACGGGACCGGGCGCCGCACCGCACACCCGCACCTCGTACGGCATACTCGCGCGGGTCGTGAACACCTGCGCGGGAATACCGACGTCGAGGGGCTTCGCGCCTTCGAGCACGAGGACGGCGACGCGGTACGGGGGTGAGGCCGACACGGGGACGAGGGTACGTGGGTACCTGGGTGCGGGGGTACGTCAACCCCGTTCAGGGAGCCGCGCGGGCCCGCCGTGAACCGTGTCGATGTCGATTGCGGGCGCGGGCACCGCCGCTCGGAGGCGAGCAGGCGGACCCGGCGATGGTGGCGCCGTTCCGGGCCGACGGCACGGCGCTGCTCGCGCCGGTCACTTCCGCTCCGACGCGGCCAGCCGTAGCTCAAGCTGGTCGACCCGGTGGCGTAGCAGCGCGACCTGGGCTTCCAGGCTGACCTCCCGTTCCGCCCTGCGTCGAATGCGCGGTGACGCGGCGGCGCGCTCGATCACGGCGTCCAGCTGAACCAGGCGCTGCGGCCCGTTCGGGCCGTCCGCCAGCCGGGACCGGATCTCGCCGTTGCGGTACCAGGACCGCAGGGCCGAGCGGGAAACGCCGGTCTCGGCTTCCGCCTTGGCCAGCGTGACCCAGGGCGTCTCGTCCAGCCGCTCGAACAGCTCCAGCTCGTTCTGCCAGCGTGTGAGCCGGTCCTCCCAGTCCGACGGTGTCTCCATCAGACCCTCCCTTCGACACAGTGACCCTGT from the Streptomyces sp. AM 4-1-1 genome contains:
- a CDS encoding DJ-1/PfpI family protein, yielding MSASPPYRVAVLVLEGAKPLDVGIPAQVFTTRASMPYEVRVCGAAPGPVAGGDGLSYYVAHGIEALAWADIVFVPGYRHPDRDDPPPAVVEALIAAHDRGARLAAISTGAFALAATGLLDGRRATTHWHYTRALAAKRPLVRVDANVLFVDEGSVLTSAGAASGIDLCLHILRGDVGVSASNHAARRLVAAPYRSGGQAQYVPRSVPEPLGERFAATREWALHRLGEPLTLEVLARHAAVSPRTFSRRFVEDTGYTPMQWVMRARVDVARELLERSQRGIERIAADVGLGTGANLRLHFQRILDTTPSEYRRTFAQGQ
- a CDS encoding excisionase; translation: METPSDWEDRLTRWQNELELFERLDETPWVTLAKAEAETGVSRSALRSWYRNGEIRSRLADGPNGPQRLVQLDAVIERAAASPRIRRRAEREVSLEAQVALLRHRVDQLELRLAASERK